The genome window cttacttcactctgcatgacagactcaagcaactgacaaaggattcatctccaaaatatacaaatagttcatgcaactcaatagcaaaacaacaaacaacccaatcaaaaaatgggcagaagaccgaAATAGacctttcttcaaagaagacatacatgaaagaggcacatgaaaagatctaaacatcactaattattagagaaatgcaaataaaaactgccatgagttatcacctcacaccagtcagaatggccatcatcaaaaatctacagaCAGTAAATGCttcagagggtgtggagaaaaggcaaccctcttgctctattgttgggaatgtaaattgatacgtCCTTGTGGGGAACACTATGGAGGGtcatttaaaaggtaaaaatagaactaccatatgacccagcaattccactgctgggatATCCCTGGGAAAACCAgggatttaaaaatttataacttaaaatgacacatgtactccagtgttcattggagcactatttacaataggccagacatggaagcaacctagatgtgtatcaacagataaatggataaagaagatgtggtgcaaaaacacagtggaatattacatagtcataaaaagaaatgaaatctaatTACTAATCTAATAAACTAGATCTAATGACTAATGTAGGTATGACACACAGGTTTTTACGTGTTTGTGAAATGATATTATGAGGATGGAGATAAGcattttttatgaaataaagtCTCAGAAAACTTCAGAAGTTATGGAGAATGTTTTAGAAAGTTAGAATGATGGATGGAAGGAGGCACTGAAGTGATTGCATCTAATTTCTTTCCAAAGATGTTTTATAAATAGGACATGTAGCATTTTGACTTTCCAAGTGTTAATGAAGTGCTTTTAAGAAGTGATTAGTTGGTCACCTGGATTATAATTGCACCATCCACATAATATTTAACATAAATTCTGGTTTACTTGATAAAATAAGAATTGGATTAATAATGAAAAGTTCAGTTTTATGACTGCATTTTAACCAATGTTTCATTCACAATGAGGATACACCACTTTTCCTGCATGACAGGTTGCTCGAAACGTATGAATTGGTGTCGTTGGGCGATATCCACGTTTACATGTAAATTCAATAGTGTCATCTGTTCTAGTATAAAGTTTTTTATCATCTCTCCATTTTAACTGTATGTTATGTCGTTTCATCATTTCTTCTGAAATAACACATGCATCTgaagttaaaaagaaacataGAACATTAAGTAGTATACAAGTATATCCCTCTGGATTTTAGACTTCCAAGTAGAATCTTCTACACTCGTCCAGGATTACATTCTCAAAATCTTTTCcaagccaactcactgaaaatcCATTATGTAGATTCCAATTAATGATATTAAAATGAGGTGCTACGTTTAATTTATTACAGTGTTATAATTCATTACAGTGTTATAATGGAGTCATGAAGTCAATATCACATTGGGTTTATATTAAATAATCTTTCATTGCTATGATTCCTTGAACAAGagtttttcaaactttattttctcatgtaTTATTATCTGTTAGTCACGCATTCAATAGAATTGTTGTTAATCCATAATATTTCTATTCTAAATAGCAAAATGTTATACCAATTACACTGAGTTTCCCAGGACCTATGAGAAGATGAAAGCATTACCTAAGCACTTTGGGGGTTCAGACCACGCTCCATTCCGACACACTATGTGTCTGTTTCCCTGAAGTACATAGTAGGCCTGGCACTGGTACTCAACAGCCGATCCTGGAGGATACTGTGATAATGGGAATGAGACAGTGTCTCCATTGTCTATTGGTGGAGGAGGCCCACATCTTCCTCGAGGGTCTAAAAACATAATTTGACTTATTGAGAGACCAAAGAAAAACAGAggtgaaagaaagcaaataaaaatataccacAATAGGTAATATCAAGATTTATGATTTCTGATGACAGAAATGATTCATTTAAGGAATTTTAATCACTTAAACTGAGAGTCACATTTTAAGGCCTTCCTTTCACCCCATGTGAAAGCATACATTAGACATTAACAAACATGTCTGCTTCGTGGTATTCTGgtacttaaaaatgttttccttaatgAATGTATGCTAGAAAGATGGATTGCTACCATAAACAAAGGAAGTTTCTTGGTCTTAGGTATTAAGCATACTGCAATGGCTATTGAatctttagttatttttaaaattgattttcatttttttcccaagagaaaCATCAACTTCTTAAATAAAACTCAAGGAATTACAAATGTGTATAATGTGAAGGGAATTTCAGGCTTTCTGTCTGGACAAAATGAGAAGGGAACATTTCTGCTTATTTCTTCTGTTACATATTCCCTCTGTTAACTAAAAATCCTGAACAGAATTATAAAAACCAACATAAGAGGTTGTGAAGAGTGTAGAAAGGAAGTAGATTGTTTTGAGACCTTGGGATTCAAGGAGTTACAATGCACTGGTTGTTGGAGCTTTCCCTTCGCTTTGTATGTATCAGGACCGGGCACTGAGATTGCAACCCAGAAATGATCTCACATTCAGgcaaaattaacaaacaaaaaggTCACAAGAAGGTTCTGCTTTCTTTAGACACAGGCCCAGGAAAGGACCAACCTAGCAaggcagaaacattttttttcacagtACAGGACTTAGTCTAGAAAAACACCACAGAGGAAACCTATGAGTAACCCTCTCTTCACCTTGATCAGCAGGGGCCTTTGATGAGTCTAGACTTTTCACCTGCGCTGGAAGGGAACAAGATGCCTGTCCTTGTGTTTGGACTGCACCCTGGGGGTTTCATGGTCTCCTGGAACCTGGATCTTGCATCTGCCGTAAAGTTACTTTTGTGGATAGAtgctaaatttttattattgaaggTGGGATACCAGGAGGAGCATCTTATCCTTTATCTTGCTGACATCACTCTAATCTCTGTGCTATTTTTGTCTGTATTTCGTAAttgttctcttctttctgtttggAATTTCTTGTTTCTAATAATTTTGTATATTCTCTCACTATTTTATTAATCTCTGTTTAGCAGattgcttctgtttcctttcttcaaTTAATAATAATTCAATCACATTACAGTTTTTTGGACACCTATATGTTTGGTTTGCaaatgctcatttaaaaaaaatttattctataTCGGAGCACAGCTGAACTGTTCAGTAAAGTGACTCAGGTGTTCAGTACAGTGTTaagtaaagtgactcagttatacatgtacatgtatctcttcctggaaattttttttattgcagtatagttgatttgcaatgttgtgttagtttcaggtggaaaGCAAAGTGAATCTCTTATACATATAtcaactcttttttagattcGTTTTCCATAATCACCCAataaaggtgatttttaaaaatggttaaaatcacCTCTATTCAGATTTGAATCACATACAATGAAATCCACGTGTCAGCCAATGATGTGACAATGTCTAAGTGTCACAAACCCAACCCACTAGAGgcagtttccttctccctttACAGTTCTGCTGCTCCATTTCTACTCCACTCCTCTCCCACAACTCCTCCGCTTGGAAGCCCATGTTTTCTGTCCCTCCAGAGCAATGCTGCCTTCCTACAACTTTGTTTATGGATTCATACCACATGCCTTCTCTTGCATCTGGCTGCCTTATGGCATCAAATGTCGGGCCCCGTCTGCTCCGTGGTGTCTTGCGTGATCAGCTCACTCCTTTTCATTGTGGAGCAGAGTAGCTTTATACAAACGTGAgcatgtttatccattttatcctctgttgacTGTCTTTTGAAGTGCTTCCAGCTTGTGGCAGTTATAATTGAGCTATTTATGAGCACTTGAACTCAAGTCTTCACGTAAACATGTATTTCCTATTTCCTGCtgtatatttaaaagtgaaattgctgggttatCTGATACATGCATGATTAAATCTATAGGAAACTGCCACACTGATATTCAGAGTGATTGTACcatcttacattcccaccagcagtgtgtgagagTTCCAGTTGAATCCTCACTAACAAACAGGatgattgggttttttttaactgaggtaCAATTGGTTTCCAACACTGTGTTAGTCTGAGGTGTATAGCATGGTGATGCAGtacttttatagattatactccctCGTAGTTTAAGACAGAGACTATAATTCCCCCTGCTATACCATATACCCGTGTGGCATATCTGTTCTGTATAATACATGGTAGTTTGTTCCCCTTAGTCCCATACCTCTACCTTGCCCCTCCCTACTTCCTTCCATCTTTTGGTAACTATGAATTTCTTCCTAtatctgggagtctgtttctgttttgcatatacattcagttacattattttttagattccatatataaatgatatcagaATATTTGACTTTCTGAGTTGAGTGCATTTCACTGAGGATTATATTCTCTGGGGCTATCCATGTTGTTACAGacggcactatttcattctttttttgtgactgtgtagtattccattgtatatacacaatggaaaacaCCTGAGTTGGTTGCCAGGGGAGCCAACCTTGTGATGAGAAGATTAAAAGTTTCAGTCCCACAaccctgacctccagggagggAAGAGTGGCTGCAGATCGCATCAACTGCTGATGGCGCATGGCTTAATCAATTTGCCCCTGTCGTAAAACCTCCATAAGAAAAAAAGGATGGGATTCTGAGAGATTCCTGGTTGGTGAACACGTGGATGTGCTGGAAGAGTGGCTACCATGAGGGGCCTGGAAGTTCCTCGCCTTCTACACACCTCaccctgtgcatctcttccatctgagtGTTCCTCAGTTAtgttctttatattctttaagCTGGGAATCTGGGAAACCAAatgtttctttcagttctgtgaaccactctagcaaattaattgaacggGAAGAAGAGGTGGGACCCTCTAATACATAGCCCGTAGACAAAAGCATAGATGACAAGCTAGACTGGTGACTGACTTGTGAAGTGGGCGGTGGGAGGAAGAAGTCTTGGGGGCCTGAGCACCTGCCTGTGGGAACTGACGGTATTTCCAGTTAGACAGTTTCAGGGAATTGCTTGGTGCTATGGAAAACATGCATCATCGTGATAGGAAAGATCATTAAACAACTGGAATGGCCTATTTCAACAATTATAACTAGGCTTGTCCTAAGTTCAAGTAAAAGCCACATGTGGTAACTGAAATATTCAATTTGACAAATTTGAAAAAGGctagttttctttccctttgtttcctCCCTATGTATCATATACTTACTTGCTGAAGGACCTTGTCAGAGTCAACTGGCTGCCTTTTAAagttccatgctgctgctgctaagtcacttcgtgtgacttagttgtgtccgactctgtgcgactccatagtcggcagcccatcaggctcccccatccctgggattctccaggcaagaacactggagtgggttgccatttccttctccaaggcatgaaggtgaaaagagaaagtgaagtcgctcagttgtgtctgactcttagtgaccccatggactgcagcctaccaggctcctccatccatgggatttgccaggcaagagtactggagtggggtgccattgccttctccattaaagtTCCATGAGAGAACCATATTTTGACTTGTTTCTTTTGATGCATTGTTACATTATGTGAAGCTATTAGGATTTACATTAAAATGctgtatattcaaaagcagcacAATATGTATTACCAAGATTTGTTGATTCTGATAAAAATCATTCACTGAAGAAACTATATAATGTGAGAATTATAGTTTTTCACCAAGTTCTTGGCTAGTGTTTGCTATTATTACCTACATTTAACTTATGCAAGTAGACAAAATGATTTTCTAGTGATGACCCAGATATTTGCAGCTCTACTTAGGCAGAGTTGGAACCTTGAACTGAAAAGGTAACGATAGTGGCAACAGCAATATCGCCTGCACTTAATATTGTTATTTCTCTATAAAATATAAGTGAATACCGGACCTGAGAGCGCAGCATGTTACTCACAGACATGACGGCATTCAGGAGGGGAGGACCAGCCTCTTTCTCCACAGGTAATGTTGCTCTGACCATTTGGGAGGCTGTAGCCAGTTTCACACACAATGTGAACGATGTCACCTTCTCGGTGCGTTTGTCCTGAAGATGTAGATTGACCATTTTCCACCCAAGGGAAAAAGCACTGTCCTAAAAGGCAAAAAATGACTGGTACTCATTTTGCAATGAAAGAGGATGACATTTTGCGAAGTTCCAAAGAGAAATCAAGTACAAAAAAATTGCTTCTTAAAATTTGGCCATGCATGTAAAAAATTAATATGCCATGTCATTAATTCCAACTTgtataatgaaaacatttttcatttgtaaagtcACTTTCCACAGACATCTTCTCATAATAACTGTCTTAGGTCATCTTTGCTGGCTCCTCTGGTCTCCACTGTCCAGACCCTGCAATTCCTTCAGGCACGGCCTCTCCACCCCTGGACACACTGATAATTCATCCTGGTAATGAGGAGGGTGCTTACTCACTGAGGCACTTTGGTGTTGGGGACCATCCTTTCTCTGTACAGTTTATTCGAGTCCAGAGTGATTGTGAAGGAGCCACAAAGCTGTGTTCACAGGTGTAGTAGAAATATTTCCCTACATCAGCtgggaagatttttttatatctattttcattatatatgcttccatgttttatttctggaaaatcacatgtttttccttaagaaaaaaatagttattgTACATTAGTGAGTAGTTTTATGTATGTTAATAATCCCATTGATGAATTTATTATTCTTCTTAGCTTAATTATCTCACTTGTAGTAGTGATAGAGATCTGGGACAGCCTATAACTAACAGGGTGCAAAGGTCCTGGAGAAACGCAGGATGTTTATGTTCTTTGGAAGTGTTTCTAATACTGACATTATAcaggggaaaagaagagagagaaaacataatgtattttcttttccttagagTATGAGGTAATTTCCCTATAAGTTTACTCTTCATCATGACGACACAATACAGACAATTTCTACAAGTCgcctattaaaatataaagaccCATGAAAGTAGGTAAAACACGAAGCTACACTGAAGAGGGAAGCTGAGTGTTCAGATCTGTTTCAACTTACCTTGCCCATGAGCACAGCAAACCCACAGGGTGAGGATGACATTGAGTACTAACAGCATGTTAGACATTCTCAAAGGCACGTTCATGCAAATGTTCCAGTTGTGTTGTTTGGTTGTTTAGCAGCTCCTCAAGTGTGACTCTGAATTTAAGGGGATATCTATCAATGAGATGCTAGttaagtgaggtcactcagtatCAAAGTTCAAAGAACTTTGCCAAATCCCTGAATTCCTGGTAGTGGTTTCAAAACAATTTCTTGAATTCATTCCCAGATATGTACTTGTCtgttgggaaagacagaaggcaagaagagaagggaaccccagaggatgagatggttgaatggtatcaccacCTCAGTGGATACGTGTTggagtaagctctgggaaatggtgaagcacagggaagtctggtgtgttgcagtccatggggtcacaaagagtcggacacgattgagtgactgaacaacaacaaatgtacttgtatgagtttgtttctttttagggAGAGTACTAGACTGGCCTCCCAAGTGATATAaaacactaatttttaaattaaacacttCTCGAAAAAACACCATTTCTTTCTCAGCCAAATGAGTAACCGCGTCCATGTCACTAACACTTTCTCATGGCCTTTACTTACCTTTTCCCAGCTTTGCGTGGGGTAGGGATTTATGAAAATTGATGTGTTTTTGGACCTTACTCCACCCTCTATATTTTCTTGTGTTTAGGGAAGCACCAGTTTTTTGGGGACTCACTTGGGATCATGCTAATAAGTACAGGAGTTTCCGTGGATTCTCGGCATTAGGTATTgaatgtgctctgtgtgtgtgctcccttgagtccgactctttgcgaccccacggactctagctgctaggctcctctgtccatgggatttcccaggaaaagatactggagtgggttgccatttacttttctaTAACATACTTTGAGgcaccttttaattttaaaacatattcagaTGCACACAATGATAATCTTCTTTTTATAGGAATATAACTCAAGAATCTTCATCTGTTCTTTCACTGACTTATTATTggcttttattctttattttgtttatatgtgtgtatttatataaccAATTATATTTGTCATCATTTAAACTGTAATTCTTTTAATAGAATTTCTATTATCAAGAAATTCTATTATCTAATTATCAAGCAGATAATTAACATGGAAAATATAATACTActataaaggagaagaaaatagatCAGTCACCAATGTGAGATTTAATGCAcggaaattatttattatttccttacaTAACATTACTATAATAGTTTCAAAATACTAAATTATTTACTAATGTAATTAAAACTTCCAGAATAGAAAAACAGCTTATAGCAACCAACCCttctataaagaaatattataaacTAATACAAACTACAGCAATGAGTACTTGACATactgaaagaaagcagaaaatggTAAGTGCCCAACCCTTGAAAAAATGGAACTAAACTGGGCCCTGTATTTACCCATTTTTGGGGAAATTCCCCCAAATCTTCATATTTCTCCTTATCTACAAAATCCACCTGAGTATTTATGGGATGAAACTCCaaaatcagataaaataaaattaaaaagagaattacCATATAATAATAAAGagtgttttataataaatagTCCAGATGATGTTGAAATcactaaggcaaaagaaaaaaagccattaCGGTGGTAAGTGGTAAGGGCAGAGTAAAACATAATTATAACATGTAATGTTTACAAATTAAGGGTTCCACCAAAAAAAGGCTATTAGaccaattatattaaaaaattcatataaaa of Bubalus bubalis isolate 160015118507 breed Murrah chromosome 5, NDDB_SH_1, whole genome shotgun sequence contains these proteins:
- the LOC102398620 gene encoding complement factor H-related protein 2, giving the protein MNVPLRMSNMLLVLNVILTLWVCCAHGQGKTCDFPEIKHGSIYNENRYKKIFPADVGKYFYYTCEHSFVAPSQSLWTRINCTEKGWSPTPKCLRQCFFPWVENGQSTSSGQTHREGDIVHIVCETGYSLPNGQSNITCGERGWSSPPECRHVYPRGRCGPPPPIDNGDTVSFPLSQYPPGSAVEYQCQAYYVLQGNRHIVCRNGAWSEPPKCLDACVISEEMMKRHNIQLKWRDDKKLYTRTDDTIEFTCKRGYRPTTPIHTFRATCHAGKVVYPHCE